The Ignavibacteriales bacterium genome has a segment encoding these proteins:
- a CDS encoding sugar phosphate nucleotidyltransferase, whose translation MYRSNNMMGVILAGGEGVRLQNFVRTLYGYHRPKQYCTFTGTRSMFKHTIDRASMLIPQKQLFTIVNSDHRNYVAEESLNRTPITIIEQPCLRDTAAGILLPLLKIESINPDATVAIFPSDHYILNEKRFMEHVNKAALFVEENPKSIVTLGIKPDRIESGYGWIEPTRDLFSDGTTKIFNVKKFIEKPDSSYTKVLMSQGCMINTFVMIGKCSSFIKHINFCLPELVGAFQPIRAKMGTSMEKINIRRLYKYLPSFNFSKSVLENIPQYLNVLEVTDVYWSDWGDEHRINSDLESINVAMEEALLAM comes from the coding sequence ATGTATCGAAGCAATAATATGATGGGCGTCATACTTGCAGGCGGTGAGGGGGTTCGACTTCAAAATTTTGTCCGGACGCTATACGGATATCACCGACCGAAGCAATATTGTACATTCACGGGTACGCGTTCAATGTTCAAACACACTATTGACCGTGCCTCAATGCTGATTCCTCAAAAGCAATTGTTTACAATTGTGAACAGCGATCACCGCAATTATGTTGCCGAAGAATCACTCAATAGAACTCCTATCACAATTATTGAACAGCCATGCCTGCGTGATACTGCGGCGGGAATTCTTTTGCCTCTTCTGAAAATTGAAAGCATTAATCCCGATGCGACCGTAGCAATCTTTCCTTCAGATCATTACATTCTGAATGAAAAAAGGTTTATGGAACATGTTAATAAAGCTGCTCTATTTGTAGAGGAAAATCCAAAATCGATTGTCACGCTCGGAATCAAACCGGATAGAATTGAATCCGGTTACGGATGGATCGAACCAACACGCGATCTCTTCAGCGACGGAACAACCAAAATTTTTAATGTAAAAAAGTTTATTGAAAAGCCGGACAGCAGTTATACAAAAGTTCTTATGAGTCAGGGCTGTATGATCAATACATTTGTAATGATTGGTAAATGTTCTTCGTTTATTAAACATATTAATTTTTGTCTCCCTGAACTTGTCGGTGCATTTCAACCGATCCGTGCCAAGATGGGGACTTCAATGGAAAAAATAAATATTAGACGGTTATATAAATATCTTCCATCGTTCAATTTTTCAAAATCCGTTCTTGAAAATATTCCTCAATATCTGAACGTTCTCGAAGTTACGGATGTATATTGGAGCGATTGGGGTGATGAACACCGGATCAATTCCGATCTAGAAAGTATTAACGTTGCTATGGAAGAAGCGCTACTGGCAATGTAG